The following coding sequences lie in one Indicator indicator isolate 239-I01 chromosome 2, UM_Iind_1.1, whole genome shotgun sequence genomic window:
- the ATF3 gene encoding cyclic AMP-dependent transcription factor ATF-3, protein MMVQHSGQVSALEVSASAIVPTLSPAGSLGFDDFANLTPLVKEELRFAIQNKRQSHRMSSTLDTVTVSERPVETSIMKTEYSPEEDERKKRRRERNKIAAAKCRNKKKEKTECLQKESEKLETINAELKAQIEELKNEKQHLIYMLNLHRPTCIVRAQNGRTPEDERNLFIQQIKEGTLQG, encoded by the exons ATGATGGTCCAACACTCAGGCCAGGTATCTGCATTAGAAGTCAGCGCCTCCGCAATTGTTCCCACTTTGTCCCCTGCAGGGTCACTGGGGTTTGATGATTTTGCAAATTTAACCCCACTGGTGAAAGAAGAACTGAGGTTTGCCATTCAGAATAAGCGTCAGTCCCACAGGATGTCTTCTACACTGGACACCGTGACAGTTTCTGAAAGGCCAGTAGAAACATCAATCATGAAAACAGAG TATTCTCCTGAAgaggatgaaaggaaaaaacgaagaagggaaaggaataaaattGCTGCTGCAAAGTGCCGAaacaagaagaaggaaaaaacagaatGTTTGCAGAAA GAGTCCGAAAAGCTGGAGACTATCAATGCAGAGTTAAAAGCCCAGATCGAAGAGCTAAAGAATGAGAAGCAGCATTTGATATACATGCTAAATCTTCACAGGCCCACTTGTATAGTTCGGGCACAGAACGGAAGGACACCTGAAGATGAAAGGAATCTTTTTATTCAACAGATCAAAGAAGGCACATTACAAGGTTAG